The Micromonospora krabiensis genome window below encodes:
- a CDS encoding COX15/CtaA family protein, whose amino-acid sequence MRRIPSVMRSVRFPVSAALLRRLALASIIANVAIVVTGGAVRLTASGLGCPTWPRCTDASYVATSEMGAHGVIEFGNRMLTFAVGVIALATLLAVLAHRPRRRGLLPLAVAVFLGIPAQAVVGGITVLTNLNPWVVGLHFLASMAVIAAAYALWRRTVEPDGPTTPVVPAPLRTLARLTTLVGVSVLVVGTWVTGSGPHAGDQGAARNGLDPETISQVHADGVFLLIGLSIALVLAFRAVGATRAARAAVLLLAVELSQGVVGFVQYFTHLPAVLVGAHMLGSCLVLLAALHVQWATRERRPLTPAPLPIPTPEPATTAA is encoded by the coding sequence GTGCGTAGGATTCCCTCCGTGATGCGTTCCGTCCGGTTCCCGGTCTCCGCCGCGCTGCTGCGCCGTCTCGCGCTCGCCTCGATCATCGCGAACGTCGCGATCGTGGTCACCGGCGGGGCGGTCCGACTGACCGCGTCGGGCCTCGGTTGCCCCACCTGGCCCCGGTGCACCGACGCCTCGTACGTGGCCACGTCCGAGATGGGCGCGCACGGGGTGATCGAGTTCGGCAACCGGATGCTCACCTTCGCCGTCGGCGTCATCGCGCTCGCCACCCTGCTGGCCGTGCTCGCCCACCGGCCCCGTCGCCGTGGGCTGCTGCCGCTGGCCGTCGCGGTCTTCCTCGGCATCCCCGCCCAGGCCGTGGTCGGCGGGATCACCGTGCTCACGAACCTCAACCCCTGGGTGGTCGGCCTGCACTTCCTCGCCTCGATGGCGGTGATCGCGGCCGCGTACGCCCTCTGGCGTCGCACGGTGGAGCCGGACGGGCCGACGACGCCCGTCGTGCCGGCGCCGCTGCGCACCCTCGCCCGGCTCACCACGCTGGTCGGCGTGTCGGTGCTGGTGGTCGGCACCTGGGTCACCGGCAGCGGCCCGCACGCCGGCGACCAGGGCGCCGCGCGCAACGGCCTCGACCCCGAGACCATCTCGCAGGTCCACGCCGACGGCGTCTTCCTGTTGATCGGCCTGTCGATCGCGCTGGTCCTCGCGTTCCGGGCCGTCGGGGCGACGCGGGCCGCCCGGGCGGCCGTGCTGCTCCTCGCCGTCGAGCTGAGCCAGGGCGTCGTGGGCTTCGTGCAGTACTTCACGCACCTGCCCGCCGTGCTGGTCGGCGCGCACATGCTCGGCTCCTGCCTGGTGCTGCTGGCCGCCCTGCACGTGCAGTGGGCGACCCGCGAACGCCGGCCGCTCACCCCGGCCCCGCTGCCCATCCCGACCCCCGAACCAGCCACCACCGCCGCCTGA
- a CDS encoding helix-turn-helix transcriptional regulator, with product MKKAAGLSGHRPATAPVVGPPTSAAAAVDLSTRGRVTQLLLAQGPTTAAQLGSALGLSPAAIRRHLDAMLADGDVVAREQTVRGHRGRGRPAKVFVLTDEGKVRCGTHHYDNMATAALRWIARTGGSRAVDAFAAEQVSALEARCRAAMEDAGDDPLARAEALAGALTAEGYAANASTIATGGQLCQHHCPVAHVAAEFPQLCEAETAVISRLVGTHVQRLATIAHGDGVCTTHIPTQPGRAQSGNPVTTVRTDR from the coding sequence GTGAAAAAGGCGGCGGGGCTCTCCGGGCACCGGCCGGCGACCGCTCCGGTCGTCGGTCCGCCCACGTCCGCCGCCGCGGCCGTCGACCTCTCGACGCGGGGTCGGGTCACCCAGCTGCTGCTCGCGCAGGGGCCGACCACCGCCGCGCAACTCGGTTCGGCGCTCGGGCTCAGCCCCGCGGCCATTCGCCGGCACCTCGACGCGATGCTCGCCGACGGTGACGTGGTGGCCCGGGAGCAGACGGTCCGTGGCCACCGTGGTCGGGGCCGTCCCGCCAAGGTGTTCGTGCTGACCGACGAGGGCAAGGTCCGTTGCGGCACCCACCACTACGACAACATGGCCACCGCCGCGCTGCGCTGGATCGCGCGCACCGGCGGCTCGCGAGCCGTGGACGCCTTCGCCGCCGAGCAGGTCTCCGCCCTGGAGGCCCGCTGCCGGGCGGCCATGGAGGACGCCGGCGACGACCCGCTGGCGCGAGCGGAGGCGCTCGCCGGGGCACTGACCGCCGAGGGCTACGCTGCCAACGCGTCCACGATCGCGACCGGCGGCCAGCTCTGCCAGCACCACTGCCCGGTGGCGCACGTGGCCGCCGAGTTTCCCCAGCTGTGCGAGGCCGAGACCGCGGTGATCTCCCGTCTGGTCGGCACCCACGTGCAGCGCCTGGCCACCATCGCGCACGGCGACGGGGTGTGCACCACGCACATCCCGACCCAGCCGGGGCGTGCCCAGTCCGGAAATCCCGTCACCACTGTGAGGACAGATAGATGA